From the genome of Bosea sp. Tri-49, one region includes:
- a CDS encoding Gfo/Idh/MocA family protein, which produces MTNIAIGVIGAGLIGRKHLAKIAEHPDFDLVGIADVNAGQVAEQNPDARVFADYRAMLDETRPSAVIIASPNQLHAENGIECARRGIHILIEKPVTDTLDSANALIDAARAAGIRSLVGHHRRHHRQVATLRSLLGERRIGDLVGVSAIWAVYKPDAYFNAAPWRTQAGGGPVLINLIHEIDFLRFCVGEIVSVSAIQSNRQRGFAVEDTAGVLIEFENGTIGTFFVSDSAVSPWTTEQGVGEAPEFPFSGESSYRFMGSRGALEFPNLVAWTQANGEPSWNQSIQAQRIHAPTLDPYIAQLDHFRDVIRGTAVSLQPVEDGARTLIATLAVAEAAASGKRIDLRDQYVALLSSQSEQPRRQAS; this is translated from the coding sequence ATGACGAATATCGCAATCGGCGTGATCGGCGCAGGGCTGATCGGGCGCAAGCATCTGGCGAAGATCGCCGAGCATCCCGACTTCGATCTCGTCGGGATCGCCGACGTCAATGCCGGGCAGGTCGCGGAGCAGAACCCGGATGCGCGCGTTTTCGCCGATTATCGCGCGATGCTCGACGAGACTCGGCCGAGTGCCGTCATCATCGCCTCGCCCAACCAGCTGCATGCCGAGAACGGCATCGAATGCGCCCGCCGCGGCATCCACATCCTGATCGAGAAGCCGGTCACTGACACGCTGGACTCGGCAAATGCGCTGATCGATGCGGCCCGGGCGGCCGGCATCCGCTCGCTGGTCGGTCACCACCGTCGCCACCACCGCCAGGTCGCGACCTTGCGGTCGTTGCTGGGCGAACGCCGGATCGGCGATCTCGTCGGCGTCTCCGCCATCTGGGCGGTCTACAAGCCGGACGCCTATTTCAACGCGGCGCCCTGGCGGACGCAGGCCGGCGGCGGCCCCGTCCTGATCAACCTGATCCACGAGATCGACTTCTTGCGCTTCTGCGTCGGCGAGATTGTCTCGGTCAGTGCGATCCAATCGAACCGCCAGCGCGGCTTTGCGGTCGAGGACACGGCCGGCGTGCTGATCGAGTTCGAGAACGGGACGATCGGAACTTTCTTCGTCAGCGACAGCGCCGTCTCGCCCTGGACGACGGAGCAGGGTGTCGGGGAGGCACCTGAGTTCCCGTTCAGCGGCGAGAGCAGCTACCGCTTCATGGGCAGCCGCGGCGCGCTCGAATTCCCCAATCTGGTCGCCTGGACGCAAGCGAACGGCGAACCAAGCTGGAACCAGTCGATTCAGGCGCAGCGGATTCACGCGCCAACGCTCGATCCCTACATCGCCCAGCTCGACCATTTCCGCGACGTGATCCGCGGCACGGCTGTGTCCCTGCAACCGGTCGAGGACGGCGCACGCACGCTGATCGCGACGCTCGCCGTGGCCGAGGCCGCCGCGAGCGGCAAGCGGATCGATCTGCGGGATCAGTACGTGGCTCTGCTCTCGTCGCAATCGGAGCAGCCACGGCGACAGGCGTCATGA
- a CDS encoding sugar phosphate isomerase/epimerase family protein — translation MSAFGLAHLTALELSPPELVREAAGAGFVSIGLRVHPAMPGGVAYPLRVGSWAQRELRTILASEGVRLNEIEFIQLTPGLDIRSFAPLLEAGAELGAAAVTVSGDDADRVRLTASFAALCDLAAEFGLRVDLEFMRWRVVGTLAQAEAVVRQAGRPNGAVLVDALHLSRSGGVPGDLAALPRQFLRAAQLCDATTTQPVTDAEAITEAREGRLPPGEGALPLAALLQALPADAALSVELPMRGLDARSRIVTAYAATRRVLDGLPRREAPAAGNTPSRTKPQGSVRA, via the coding sequence ATGAGTGCGTTCGGTCTTGCCCATTTGACGGCGCTGGAACTTTCGCCGCCGGAGCTGGTGAGGGAGGCGGCGGGCGCGGGCTTCGTCTCGATCGGCCTGCGCGTCCATCCGGCGATGCCGGGGGGCGTCGCCTATCCGCTCCGGGTCGGATCGTGGGCCCAGCGCGAACTGCGCACGATCCTGGCCTCGGAAGGCGTGCGCCTGAACGAGATCGAGTTCATCCAGCTCACACCCGGCCTCGACATTCGCTCCTTCGCCCCGCTGCTCGAAGCCGGAGCCGAATTGGGCGCGGCAGCGGTGACCGTGTCCGGCGACGATGCCGATCGCGTCCGGTTGACGGCCAGCTTTGCCGCGCTGTGCGATCTCGCTGCGGAATTCGGTCTGCGGGTCGATCTGGAATTCATGCGCTGGCGCGTGGTCGGGACCCTGGCGCAGGCCGAGGCGGTCGTGCGGCAGGCGGGCAGGCCCAATGGCGCCGTGCTCGTCGACGCGCTGCACCTTAGCCGCTCGGGCGGCGTGCCGGGCGATCTCGCGGCCCTGCCGAGACAGTTTCTGCGCGCGGCCCAGCTCTGCGATGCGACTACGACTCAGCCGGTGACCGATGCCGAGGCCATCACCGAGGCGCGCGAAGGGAGATTGCCGCCAGGGGAGGGCGCGCTGCCGCTCGCCGCTCTGCTGCAGGCATTGCCGGCCGATGCCGCGCTCAGTGTCGAACTGCCGATGCGCGGGCTCGACGCGCGCTCGCGGATCGTGACGGCATATGCCGCGACGCGCCGAGTGCTCGACGGCCTGCCGCGGCGCGAGGCGCCTGCGGCCGGCAACACTCCGAGCCGCACGAAACCACAGGGATCCGTGAGAGCATGA
- a CDS encoding TetR family transcriptional regulator — protein MKVAGARVPADTEPKVRRRDREKTKAEILQIAFEEFAESGLLGANADAIAARAGITKRLIFYYFNSKEELFTAVLEMAYGKMRLAEESLHLETLEPEAAIRRLAEFTFDFHQANPEYVRLVAIENIHRGRHINSSEKLKQMTRPVIGQIERVLAKGKSLGAIRPGVDAYELHATLNALSIFSVANRHTFEAQFRWDMSSPEAKTRRRVEIAEVLWRYVRSDKVSAICDQGSEEQRLDT, from the coding sequence ATGAAAGTAGCGGGCGCGCGTGTGCCGGCGGATACCGAACCAAAGGTTCGCCGCCGTGACCGCGAGAAGACGAAAGCCGAGATCCTGCAGATCGCCTTCGAGGAGTTTGCCGAGAGCGGCCTTCTCGGCGCCAATGCCGACGCGATCGCCGCGCGGGCCGGGATCACCAAGCGGTTGATCTTCTACTATTTCAACTCGAAGGAAGAGCTATTCACGGCCGTGCTGGAGATGGCCTACGGCAAGATGCGCCTGGCGGAGGAGAGCCTCCATCTCGAGACACTCGAGCCGGAGGCAGCGATCCGCCGGCTCGCCGAATTCACCTTCGATTTCCACCAGGCGAATCCGGAATACGTCCGGCTCGTCGCGATCGAGAACATCCATCGCGGCAGGCACATCAACAGCAGCGAGAAACTCAAGCAGATGACGCGGCCGGTCATCGGCCAGATCGAGCGCGTCCTGGCTAAGGGCAAGAGCCTTGGCGCAATCCGGCCCGGGGTCGACGCTTACGAACTCCACGCCACGCTAAACGCCCTGTCGATCTTCTCGGTGGCGAACCGGCATACCTTCGAGGCTCAATTCCGCTGGGACATGTCCTCGCCCGAAGCGAAGACCCGACGCCGGGTGGAGATCGCCGAAGTGCTCTGGCGCTATGTGCGCAGTGACAAGGTTTCTGCGATTTGCGATCAAGGATCAGAGGAGCAAAGGCTCGACACCTGA
- a CDS encoding calcium-binding protein yields MATYIGTNGDDVNFGGQTIQYGLGGNDVLRVAGAGSFTLFGGEGNDFLIFAEGVDASGKMYGEAGNDFLEADAAFARNDEFFGGDGDDNMWGYGGNDTLLGGAGNDLAVGGDGDDTLYGEDGNDRLAGGTGTNYLDGGAGDDELDGDIGNDTMLGGTGNDTFHSREGNDALFGGDGNDILRAGEGADWIDGGAGFDYAVYTNWVSGVVVRLDVGMGVGGEAQGDTLINIEGVLGSALQDFLIGDSVGNVLFGQDGDDWLYGQGGADQLYGGNGSDQIIGGSGADYLSGGAGNDQFWTLAADFEAGVFDVINDFGSSAGNFDYLRFEGIDPARLTYTDVGSSLVISTDALGGSGGIIISNFSTALLGDHLIFA; encoded by the coding sequence ATGGCTACGTACATCGGAACGAATGGCGACGACGTCAATTTTGGCGGGCAAACCATCCAGTACGGATTGGGCGGCAACGACGTGCTTCGGGTTGCGGGTGCCGGATCGTTCACCCTCTTCGGCGGAGAGGGTAATGACTTTCTGATTTTCGCAGAGGGGGTCGACGCCAGCGGAAAGATGTATGGCGAGGCCGGGAATGACTTCTTGGAGGCCGATGCCGCGTTCGCAAGGAACGACGAGTTCTTCGGAGGCGACGGCGATGACAATATGTGGGGCTACGGGGGGAATGATACCCTCCTCGGCGGAGCCGGCAATGACCTAGCCGTTGGCGGGGACGGCGACGACACCCTCTATGGTGAGGATGGCAACGATCGCCTCGCCGGCGGGACCGGCACCAACTATCTCGACGGCGGCGCGGGCGACGACGAGCTCGATGGCGACATCGGCAACGACACCATGCTCGGCGGCACGGGTAACGACACCTTTCATTCCAGGGAGGGCAACGACGCTCTCTTTGGTGGCGATGGCAACGATATTCTCCGCGCTGGCGAGGGCGCTGACTGGATCGATGGTGGGGCCGGCTTCGACTACGCCGTCTATACGAACTGGGTCTCCGGCGTGGTCGTGCGCCTCGATGTCGGCATGGGCGTTGGCGGCGAGGCGCAGGGCGACACCTTGATCAATATTGAGGGCGTGTTGGGTTCCGCCCTCCAGGATTTCCTCATCGGCGACAGTGTCGGCAACGTTCTCTTCGGCCAGGATGGCGATGACTGGCTCTATGGCCAGGGCGGAGCGGACCAGCTTTACGGCGGCAATGGTTCGGACCAGATCATCGGTGGCTCCGGAGCCGACTACCTCTCCGGTGGTGCCGGCAACGATCAGTTCTGGACGCTGGCCGCGGATTTCGAGGCGGGTGTCTTCGACGTCATCAATGACTTCGGTTCGTCGGCCGGCAATTTCGATTATCTGCGCTTCGAGGGCATTGACCCCGCGCGCCTTACCTACACCGACGTCGGAAGTAGCCTCGTGATCAGCACCGACGCCCTCGGCGGCTCGGGTGGCATCATCATCAGCAACTTCAGCACGGCTTTGCTCGGCGACCATCTCATCTTCGCCTGA
- a CDS encoding LysR family transcriptional regulator codes for MRARQIEVFRMVMRCGTLTGAAEALAVSQPALSQILLHTEDELGFKLFLRVKGRLIPTPEAEEIYPEVERLFGDLEMLRRRTRDLRHGKAGLVRLAASAPPSLSFVPEALRHFRAAHPNTRVRSYVVPAEVILTMLDRDQAGLGIAMMDQPTPFIETEVVGYTRVVCVLPAGHPLAERDSVGAEDLDGETLISYRAESLPGQLLRDALAKQGLPFRPEMEIDVSIIALAFVQQGLGIAVVDGLLPWHNFPGLVTRPFRPHVALPLCLLTSTRRPLSRSHELLRNHIRTACRQLDLDQPAPEA; via the coding sequence ATGCGTGCCCGCCAGATCGAAGTCTTTCGCATGGTCATGCGCTGCGGCACGCTGACCGGCGCCGCCGAGGCGCTCGCCGTCTCGCAGCCGGCGCTCAGCCAGATCCTGCTGCACACCGAGGACGAACTCGGCTTCAAGCTGTTCCTGCGCGTCAAGGGCCGGCTGATCCCGACTCCCGAGGCCGAGGAAATCTACCCCGAGGTCGAGCGCCTGTTCGGCGACCTCGAAATGCTCAGGCGGCGCACCCGCGACCTGCGCCATGGCAAGGCCGGGCTCGTGCGTCTCGCCGCCTCGGCGCCGCCATCCCTCTCCTTCGTCCCGGAGGCGCTGCGCCATTTCCGCGCTGCCCATCCGAACACGCGCGTGCGCTCCTATGTCGTGCCGGCCGAGGTCATCCTGACCATGCTAGACCGCGACCAGGCAGGGCTCGGCATCGCGATGATGGACCAGCCGACGCCCTTCATCGAGACCGAAGTGGTCGGCTACACCCGTGTGGTCTGCGTGCTGCCCGCCGGCCATCCGCTGGCCGAGCGTGACTCTGTCGGTGCCGAGGATCTCGATGGCGAGACGCTGATCTCCTACCGCGCCGAATCGCTGCCCGGGCAATTGCTGCGCGACGCGCTGGCCAAGCAAGGCCTGCCATTCCGGCCGGAGATGGAGATCGACGTCTCGATCATCGCGCTCGCCTTCGTACAGCAGGGCCTCGGCATCGCCGTCGTCGACGGCCTCCTGCCCTGGCACAATTTCCCCGGCCTGGTGACGCGCCCGTTCCGGCCGCATGTCGCGCTGCCGCTCTGCCTGCTCACCAGCACGCGCCGGCCGCTCTCGCGCAGCCATGAGCTGCTGCGCAACCATATCC